From the Brachyspira intermedia PWS/A genome, the window GAAGTTAATACAGAATTAGATCCTTTAACTAGATTAATAGATTTTATAAGAGATGAATTAAAACTCACAGGTACTAAAGAAGGATGCGGAGAAGGAGAATGCGGTGCTTGTGCTGTACTTATGGATGGAAAAGTAGTGAACTCTTGCTTGATACCTATAATTTTATGCGAGGGAAAAGAAATTATAACAATAGAAGGATATTCTGAAACTGAAAGAGGTAAAATAGTAACAAAGGCTTTTGTAGATGAAGGAGCTGTTCAATGCGGTTTCTGTACTCCGGGAATGATAATGTCATCTGAAGCTATTTTGAATGATACTAAAGGAAAACCTACAGAGTATGAAGTAAGAAAAGGATTATCAGGCAATCTATGCAGATGCACTGGATATGATCATATAGTAAGTGCAGTATTAAGAGCATCTGATATAGCTTTTAAGGAGGGTAAAAATTTATGGCAGTAACTTTAAAAGCTAAAAATATTAATGAAGCATTAGATTTTAGAGCCTCAAATGATTCTGTGATTTTTGCAGGCGGTACAGATCTAATGGTAGAACATCTTAGAGGAAGCAATTTAATAGCAAAATTTGATAAGCCTATATTATTTATAAATGATATAGATGAATTAAAAGGCATAAAAGAAGATGAAAATAATATCATTATAGGGGCATTAACTACATTTGATGAAATTATTAAATCAGATTTAACTCCTCAAGTATTGAAAGACAGTGCCTCAGGAATAGCAGGACCTCCTATCAGAAATATTGCCACTATAGGAGGAAATATATGCAATGCCTCACCTTCCGCTGATAGCCTGCCTTCTTTATATGCAATGGATGCAGTTTTAGTATTAAAAAGTAAAAATTCTCAAAGAGAAGTAAAGATAAAAGATTTTATTACAGGAGTAAGTAAAACAATATTAAAAAATGACGAAATACTTACGCATATTATAATACCGAAAAAGATTATAAATATTCTTTTTATAGAAAAATAGGAACTAGAAAAGCTAATGCATTATCAAAACTTGCAATATGTGCATTAGTTTGCAAAGAAAATGACAAGTACAGATTCAAAATAAGTTTTTGTACATTAGGTATTACAATTACAAGAGATGAAAGTATAGAGGAAAAATATATTGTTTCAGATGTAAATGAATGGAAAAACAATATTAAATCTATACAAGAAGCATATTCTTCAATTATGAATCCTAGAAACAGTGCTAGGTCAACAGCTTTATATAGGAAGAAATGTGCTTTAAATTTAATTGAATATTTTTTAGATAATATAAATCTATAAAATATAATAAAAAATTGGAGTTAATTATGAGTACAAATGAAAAAACTCAAGACGTTTTGTTTCAGTACGAAGGTATGCCCAAAATGTCTCAAGCTTTTCCGTTAGCTATTCAGCACGTAGTAGCAATGATCGTTGGTTGTGTTACACCAGCACTTATTGTATCATCTGCTGCAGGTCTTAAAAGCGGAAGTCCAGAGCAGATATTACTAGTTCAGTCATCTTTAGTATTTGCTGCTATTTCAACTATTATTATGTTGTTCCCAATACCTATTACAAAAAACTATCACATAGGTGCTAGACTTCCTATGATAATGGGTGTTAGTTTTGCTTATGTATCTACTATGCAGTCTATTGCTAGAGGTCCTGAAGGTACTGGTCTTGGTGTTAGAGGTATAGCTATAATACTTGGAGCTCAAATCATAGGTGGTGTAGTTGCTATAATATTTGGTTTTGCCGTTGATAAAATAAGAAAACTATTCCCTCCTCTAATTGCTGGTACTGTTGTTTTCACTGTTGGTCTTTCTTTATACCCTACAGCTGTTAGATATATGGCTGGTGGAAGCACTTTGTACAAAATAAATGGTGAAGTTGTTCCTTTCGGTTCTTGGCAGTATTGGGCTGTTGCTGGTATAACTCTTGTTGCAGTTATTTTCTTCAACCAATTTACTAAAGGATTCCTAAAATTAGCTTCTGTATTATTCGGATTAATAGTAGGATATATAGCTGCTTTCTTCTTTGGTATGATTAACTTTACAAGCGTTGCTAATGCCGGTATTTTCCAAGCTCCTAAACTTATACCTTTTGGAATAGAGTTTGATCCTTCTGCTGCTATTGCTATATCTCTTTTATTTGCTGTTAACTCTGTTCAGGCAATAGGAGACTTCTCTGCTACTACTTCAGGAAGTCCTATAGGAAGAATGCCTACAGACCAAGAATTAAAATGCGGTATCACTGCTTATGGTCTTACTAATATATTATGTTCTGTATTCGGATGTTTACCAACTGCTACTTACAGTCAGAACGTAGGTATAGTTGTTACTACTAAAGTTATTAACAGAATCGTTTTAGGTATAGCTGCTATCATAATATTAATAGCTGGTTTATTCCCTAAATTCTCAGCTTTACTTACTACAATACCTTCTTGTGTATTAGGAGGAGCTACTATAATGGTATTTGCTTCTATCGCTATGACTGGTATTAAATTGGTATTCACTGAAAATATGGGACCTAGAAACACATTAATAGTTGGACTTGCTGTTGCTTTAGGTATGGGTACTGTTCAAGTTGGCGGTGCTTTAGATACTTTCCCTGCTTGGGCTAAAACAGTATTCGGAAGCAGCCCTGTTGTTATAGCTACTTGTGTTGCTATTATACTTAACGTTATTCTTCCTAAAGAAGAAGCTAAAAAATAATTAAAAATACTTTTTAATATACAAAAGCATAAGTTATTTATAACTTATGCTTTTTCTTTTATTGAGTTTTATGAACTTACATTAACTTTTATTAACTAAATATATTTTAAAATAAATCTTCTCTTGTATCTATATCTTTTAATTTATTTTCATCTATAGTGTAAAAAAAACAATCTTCAATATTCTTTTTTATAATTCTAATTGCACCAAAATCATTTTCTAAACTCAAAATATCATTAACATACTTAGATGAAAAAATAGCAGGATTAGAAGGTCTGTTATCTGTAAACATAGCACCTATATTTTTATGACTATAATAAAAATATTTTAACATATTGAATATATCATTACTTTCTAAAAAAGGCATGTCGCATACAAAAAAAGCAAATGAATCAGATTTTAGTTTTAATGCCTCATTAATTCCAAGTTTTATAGAAGCACTTATACCCTCATTATGTCTGTCATTATAAAAAGCATAATAATCTTTATTTTCAAATTTTTTATTTATTATATCATCATATACACTTACAACTATTACATCAGTTTCTATATTTTTTAGCTTTTTATCTTCTTTGAATAATTTTCTCACATCGGATATTTTATCTATTGTTTTTTCAAATAATGTTTTGTTATTAAGAGATTTGAATTTATGAATTAATTTATTTCCATTAAAACGTTCACTTTTACCAGATGCAAGTATGATAAAAGCTGTTTTTTTATAATCAATATAATTATTCTCTGTAAAATCATTTAAATATAGTTTTATATTGCTGCATTTATATTTAAGTTTATTAATATAATATTTATCAACTATATAATTAATAGTATCTAAATCAACTATTCTTTCAGGATCTATTTCATAGCATAAATTATATCTGAAACAAACCTCTTTAAACTTTCTTCCTAAACTATGAAACCCCATAATAACAACTATTTTGGATATTCTGCCATATAAAAAACTTGGTATAGCAGGTTCTTCATCATTAGGTATTTTTAAAGAATGATATTTCGCTCCGTCTGCCTCTATCAAAACAATATCAGCATATTTAATTGCATTTTCTAATTGTTCATCTCCTGCATACATTAACTTTTTTTCATCATACTCTTTTCCTAGTACAATAATATTATCATTATCAAAGGAATGATTATTTATAGTTTCTGTATAGTTTTCAGGTTTGAATATTTTAGTAGTAGTTGTGATTACTATTTTTTTATCTTTATTATTTTCTGCTATTTTTTTTATATATGAGGTTTTACCCCCGGCACCGCATACAATAATAATTTCTGACATAATTATCCTATAGTTACTTCGCCTGTAGGTAAATCTATTATACCATATTTTCCTTTATTGATAGAACCTATACTCATAAATAAAGTAAGATAACCAACACGTCCTATAAACATTAAAACTATAAGTATTAATTTACTCCATACTGTAACTGTAGGAGTTATACCAAGAGAAAGCCCTACTGTACTTATTGCAGATATAGCTTCAAAAAGTATAGGCATCATAGTATTTGACTTTTCTATATAAAACATAATAAATGAAGCTAATACAGAAATAGCTATTGCAAGCGTAACTATAGCAACAGATTTATTAACTGTATCATCTTTTATTTTTCTGCCATTAACTACAATATATGGTCTATTAAAAATTGCTGTGATTACTGAGAACATAAATACAAATAAAGTAGTAGTCTTTACTCCACCTCCTGTACTGTTTGGAGAAGCTCCTACAAACATTAAAAATATAACAACTCCTATAGTAACATTACTCATAGAATTATAGGCAATGGTTTCAAATCCTGCTGTTCTTGGACTTACACTCTGAAATAAAGAAACTAATATCTTTTCTTTTAATGGCAAATCTTTAAGAGAATTTGAATATTCATTGAAAAATATAAAA encodes:
- a CDS encoding (2Fe-2S)-binding protein, translating into MPIKFKVNGNEVNTELDPLTRLIDFIRDELKLTGTKEGCGEGECGACAVLMDGKVVNSCLIPIILCEGKEIITIEGYSETERGKIVTKAFVDEGAVQCGFCTPGMIMSSEAILNDTKGKPTEYEVRKGLSGNLCRCTGYDHIVSAVLRASDIAFKEGKNLWQ
- a CDS encoding uracil-xanthine permease family protein: MSTNEKTQDVLFQYEGMPKMSQAFPLAIQHVVAMIVGCVTPALIVSSAAGLKSGSPEQILLVQSSLVFAAISTIIMLFPIPITKNYHIGARLPMIMGVSFAYVSTMQSIARGPEGTGLGVRGIAIILGAQIIGGVVAIIFGFAVDKIRKLFPPLIAGTVVFTVGLSLYPTAVRYMAGGSTLYKINGEVVPFGSWQYWAVAGITLVAVIFFNQFTKGFLKLASVLFGLIVGYIAAFFFGMINFTSVANAGIFQAPKLIPFGIEFDPSAAIAISLLFAVNSVQAIGDFSATTSGSPIGRMPTDQELKCGITAYGLTNILCSVFGCLPTATYSQNVGIVVTTKVINRIVLGIAAIIILIAGLFPKFSALLTTIPSCVLGGATIMVFASIAMTGIKLVFTENMGPRNTLIVGLAVALGMGTVQVGGALDTFPAWAKTVFGSSPVVIATCVAIILNVILPKEEAKK
- the yqeC gene encoding selenium cofactor biosynthesis protein YqeC; translation: MSEIIIVCGAGGKTSYIKKIAENNKDKKIVITTTTKIFKPENYTETINNHSFDNDNIIVLGKEYDEKKLMYAGDEQLENAIKYADIVLIEADGAKYHSLKIPNDEEPAIPSFLYGRISKIVVIMGFHSLGRKFKEVCFRYNLCYEIDPERIVDLDTINYIVDKYYINKLKYKCSNIKLYLNDFTENNYIDYKKTAFIILASGKSERFNGNKLIHKFKSLNNKTLFEKTIDKISDVRKLFKEDKKLKNIETDVIVVSVYDDIINKKFENKDYYAFYNDRHNEGISASIKLGINEALKLKSDSFAFFVCDMPFLESNDIFNMLKYFYYSHKNIGAMFTDNRPSNPAIFSSKYVNDILSLENDFGAIRIIKKNIEDCFFYTIDENKLKDIDTREDLF